Within the Paramormyrops kingsleyae isolate MSU_618 chromosome 2, PKINGS_0.4, whole genome shotgun sequence genome, the region AACAAATACACTCACACTGTCACTCACATATGCAGACTAGTCCAATAAGTCACCAGAGGGTTTAGTAGGCTGGGATAAGTTTACAGATTCTGCAAAGCATTTTGTGTCTGGTTATAATACCTTCCTGTCACAAATGTGAGGCAGTGCAGCAGAATTCCACAATTAAGAGACCTGCAATTTTGCAATCATCTTAACCCTGTTGTTTAAAACATTGATTAGAAAGACCTGAATGAGCAATTCTAAATCTGTCAATTCTTTGTAAGGCTGAATAAAACCATTACTAGCATTGTCAGTGGCTGATGGCCaattggatcgaaaactggttaactgacaggaagtagtgagtagttattagaggcacaatgtcacagtgggcctgtgttcatagtggggtaccgcagggttcaattttaggaccattattgtttctaatttacattaatgatattgacaccaatacatacagtaaactggttaaatttgcagacgacaccaaggtgggtggtgtagcagatactgatctagcagcagagaggctacaacgggatctggatttaattagcgactgggctgatacctggcagatgaaatttaacacagacaaatgtaaggtaatccatgcagggagcagaaatataaagtacagatattttctgggttccactgaaataaaggtagctgattacgagaaagatctcggtatgtatgttgatgcttccatgtcccactctcgccagtatggggaagcaataaaaaaggccaatagaattttgggttatatctctaggtgtgtggagtttaagtcaagggaggtgatgttacatttatatagttccttggtaagaccccacctagaatattgtgtgcaggtttggtcaccatacctcaagaagaacattgctgccttagaaaaggtgcaacggaagGCTACAAGAAttattcctggtcttagaggaatgtcttatgaggagaggttagctgagctgaatctgtttagccttgagcaaaggagactaagggggaacatgatccaggtctataagattctaacgggtctggatgctgttcagccaaatggctatttcaatattagtttaaatactagaactcgtggccataagtggaaattagcaggagaacattttaaaacaaatttgaggaagcacttctttacacagcgtgtagttagagtatggaatagtcttcctgctagtgtagcggaagctaaaaccctgggttcctttatatcagagctagataagattttaacaactctgagctattagttaagttctccccaaacgagcttgatgggccgaatggacccctctcgtttgtaaatttcttatgttcttatgtatgttTCTTAATGACATGCTGAGAGCAAACATTTGCTAAGTGGGTAACATGTTTGTGTCGTCAGGATTTCACAACATAACAACTGGTTTCATCATTTGCTGGTGTATGTGGGCAAATTCCTTTAGGTCAGTGTGTAATTACCCAACCTATATTACCATCACTATGCTTAACATTGCACCACTTTAGAAAAAAAGGCCTTGTCTGTTCTCATACTGGTTTGTTCCTGCGGCGGCGGTACTGATTCATGTGACATCATTCATCTGATAAAGGGTGCCTATCATTGTTTGTTTAACTGCCTTTCATTTTCAGTAATACAAGAATCTTTAAATATAATGAATCTAGAGTGAAATAGAATGGAATGGAATGTAaagtattatatataatatttaatggCTTACAAGGATTACCACAGGTTTTCTTAATGAATGCTTAGCAGAGTACACTAAAGGCATGCCACTACTACAACACTACTGATGTTGCAAAATCACATTTTCAATAGCAGCGACATCTGTTGGCTGCTCGGTATAATGGCCAAACACCACATCATATGCTGGCTGTTGTATATTCAGTACAGTACTGTGGGTGCAATGCTTGAAGGATGAAGATGTAAAATGAGTTCTATACTTCTCAGTCTGCACACTCATGCCTGACCAAAATAGTGCCACAGCACTTACTTAATCACTGTTTGATGAGCAGGCAGTACGTCAGAGGACAAAGAGGTGCCACACTGTCAGCATGGCGTCCATAAAGTGCTGTCCAGATTAGTCCTTAGGAGAATAAAAACTTTCTCTACTGAAATATACGCAtatggtttctttttttttggttggtgTTTATATTTATGTGTTAAAGATAATAACGATTGTTGTACATTTGAATAATATGTTAAACGTCAAACATCAAGcatttgaatatttaaaaaatgaacaatACAACAGAACTGCTGGTTTAAAAAAAGtcttatttagatttttttttactgtttataGTGCGAGCAAGGATGGCTACTTGTAACATCAGTGCATTTTATAAGAGATCATATTCCAGAATCTTTCAGCCCCATCAGGAGCATAGACATTCCTGTCACAACTTGTTGCTGTACCGAACATTATTGGCGTTATCTCTACAAAATGCTTAGGGAACATTCATTTCGCCACAATATTTCAGCCTCACAATGACTCAAAGAAAACCCATGCCAATGAAGTGTAAAGGTGGTACTTTTGAAACAAACAGTATGATCCAAAATAGTTGTACATTGGAAAGATTTATTAAACTGAAAAGCATATTTTGTCTTTTCACAGTGTTATAGGATTTTAGAATTTCTTTGCTAAAGGGATACAATGTACCAAAaaaaacccatccatccattttctgtaacagcTTATCTAATTCAGGATTatgaggggcctggagcctatcccggagcctatcccggagcctatcccggagcctatcccggagcctatcccggaggctatgggcacaaggcagggaacaacccagggtggggtgctaacccatcgcagggcacactcacacaccattcactcacatgtgCACAATTACTGGCAATTTAGCATCTCCAATTAACCTCaatatgtttttggactgtgggaggaaactggagtacctggaggaaatcccacgatgacacggggagaacaggcaaactccacacagatgAAGCCAGGTCCCAGTAGTGTGAGACAGcaatgctaaccactgcccCACCATGGCACCCCTGAAACAAAGAATactaaatatttttcttttttatattttaccatttttttaatgtttttatcttATTTCTCTCACAGAAAAAGTTATTCAAAATCTTCTTAAGAAAGCTTCTGAGAATGTGTACGTCACAAATGGTTTCAATAAAAACCTCGTCCAGGTATTGTACCAagaataacatttaaatttattaaatatgttttCCAGATATGATGCTGGACATGACATCATCGTCAGCTTTTGCCTCATCAGCAATTGGCTGTATTATGACAGACAGGAAGTAGCTTAATACCGGTCCAAAAAATAAGCAGTATAGGTAATTCAGCCcacacttttttggattttaaatatacacattatggacaaaagtattggaacacctggtcattacacctacaggaacttttatgacatcccattctaaatccataggcatcaatatggagttggtcccgcTTTTGCAGCAagaacagctgccactcttctgtgaaggctttccacaagattttgtaGTGCAACTCTGGAAATTTtccccattcatccagaagatcATTTGCGAGGTCAGGGacgttggacgtgaaggcctggcttgcagtctCTGTTCTGGtgcatcccaaaggtgttcattGCGATTGAGGTCaaggctctgtgtgggccagtcaagttttcccacaccaaactcacccaaccatgtttttatgaaccttgctttgtgcactggggcacagacatgctggaacagaaaagggcatTCCCCAaattggaagcatagaattgtctaaaatgtcttggtatgctgaagcataaagagttcccttcactggaactaaggggcctagtccaacccctgaaaatcactcccataccattatccctcctccaccaaacttcacaggtacaatgcagtcaggcagttAATGAAAACTGTAAATGGACGACTTGATTGCAATAGTGAATTATTGAAACAGAATTTTTATAGGAATGTTTcttgtcccaagctttttgatccatattgccggttgatcactataactgTCATCACTATAAGCAGTTTCCACTGTACTTTGGTTTggcccatccatcttccaaccacttatcatAGTCAGAGTCACAGGGAACCTACCCAGGCAGTATAGGGGACAAGGCTTGGGTACGCCCAGTCTATCACAGgtcacatgcatgcacacactaTGAGACTGCGTATGAATCCAGAGTACCCAGCGGAAGCCCAAGCAACATGGGGAAAATGTACAAACTCTACACACCGAAGCAGGGGTTCCAgccccagccctggaggtgtgaggtggcAATGGTGCCCTCTGGGCCTCCATCTCACCCATACATAGCAATACACAGCACATTTTGGGTTTCTAgcagcaaaaaaacaacaataaatattGTGCAAAAAGAATAGCTAACAGTTCAATAACAGGGTAACACGTTACTTGAGGGGACCCTAATACTTAGTAGTGACTCAGttattactgaaatacaaatcaTGTACAAATATAGCAGCTACTTAACATGAAAGATGcttcatgattcattaatgatgaactagCATGAGATCAATATTTCATTGGTTACAaatacttgttccttcagtatttccttcagtagttcctcaGTAgatcacaaaggtttacagaatgaATAGATGTAGTAAATATAGTGATTGacaaaagatgcatcatgattcattaacgATGATCGAACATGACTTCAATATGTATCCGAGACTAAGTAAGACtgagtttgtggttaattaatatacaagtaatagcataataggACATTACTTGTGTCCCCtcgagtaaagtgttaccaataacAAGTCAAAATTCAGTTTTACATTCAGGGTTATTCACAGTGTAACTGGGTATAACTCATATGTTATACTTAGGGTTAAGGCTGGTGACAGAAAATGAGGTAACCAGTAGATGGGAATCTCAGTGAAAAGAGTAAACAAATGGATCTAAGATGACTGGTGGATTACGTCAACCATAGTCTCTCGTGAGTACTGCTCCTCAGAGTCATCTGGAAGAAACAGTGAACCAACAAAATTATCACAGCACCCTTCACTTAATTTAAAGCTCAATTTAAGGGAATTATACAGCTGCTAAGTTCATAACATGTTCCTCACATTGAACATCGCAGCAACCTACACAGTTAATACATACTTATAATTTAGATAATTAATAAACTGTGACCCAATGCACACATTTTCCATGGAAAAGAGTCCCAGTCAATGGAACTGTATAGCACTGGATGACAGTTATACAGAGAAAGCTACAGTACTTTTAAGGAGGCAGTCAACACTTTCATCTAGAAGACCACAAAAGTGTGCCAGCTACATGTAAAGTGTTTTTGACAATGACTGTGGGATTTGACAATGACAATGTCATTGACTGTCAatgacaatgactgttgttaaaagtgctatataaaaaaactgaactgaacaaattgaattgaaaattgAAAAGAAATCTTTAAAGGTGACAATTTATGAACCGCAGCAAGTTACTGTGGTCCTgttattagaaaaaaaaaacgccagtTTCAACTCAGGAACAGTGTAGCCAACGTGACCTAAGTTAGGATCCTAACAACTAAGATACAATTCTTAGTTTGCAAAGTTAAACCAGAGCTGGAAAATCTTTGGAAAGTGCTGTCACCTAGTGGACTAAGTCAATAttgatcatccatccatccatccattttctgaaaccacttatcctattcaggatcaaagggggggtctggagcatatcccagaggctacgggcgcaaggtatggaaccacccaggatggggtgccttTCCAATGCAGGACACTCAATATTAATCATTTTGGAGGGAAAAGAAATGTACAACTGAGCATAAATTTAGTCAGTTATATCtgattgtgtttgttttactgTAGCACCCACACCTGAGAGTTCATACAGACAGTCTGGAATGGGTGATTGGATGAAAGCTAGGATTCTCAGGAAACAGGAAATTCCCCTCTAATGTTAATATCACAGTATTGGAAAAACTAGCTGATCTCTGGAATACTGACAGGTTCCAAAATTCGGACACTCTTATGTTTATTGTTTACCGTATTGGTATTTAGTTTCTCAAGCAAAAATATTTCTTCTGATGCTTTTGAAGTCATGTAGTGACTAAAATAACATGCACAATTTTCTAGTGGAATTCCTTAAACCTTAAAGCAATATTTGAATATGCAAATAAATTACACACTTTTCATATTCACAGTTACACAATACTAAAAAAACAAGTATAAAGCTAAGAATTCTAAATTAACTACCCTGAGTTGCTTGTTGTAGACTAACTATCTTTCTCACTTACCGTTTTTTGTAGTTTTAAAGATCTGATGGAGAAGCCATAATATCAGCATCAAGAAAACAAACGGCATACTGTGAGATGTGATGGCAGCCAATGTCATACTGTAGGAACCTGAGAGAGAGGGAGTTCAAGAAATCACACAGTAGCCTACAGGTGGCACTTACATACGGACTAATGGTAAAGAGCAAGAAGTACACTCACAGGTATTTAGAAAGACAGTCACAGGAACACTCTGGGCCCCTGAGAGGCTGACAGCCATGATGCTGACGATGTACTCCATTTGTGACCAAAGGTTGCCAATGGTCACGTGACTGCTGAGCTCGGGCCTCACACTAAAGCCAGAGTGGGACCCATCAAGCGAGTAGTAGGACACATTATACAAGCATGACCTGTTGGATCCTGAGCTCCAGCTAAGAGTCACAGAGTTTGAGCCGATAGATTCCACCATTACATTCACTGGTGGGTACAAGCCTAGaggaaaaccacacacattaaAAGAAAATTAGTCAGGGTAATCTACACTGTGTTAAAATCCACCAAAACAGTATTTAAACATCTGTATTTACCATATCAAATCATATATTTACTTTGTGATATCAAGGCTAAGCTTAACTGTGGGGGTTAACGATAAGTGTTAGTGAGGAAATGGCACTGTAATAACTCAGAATTTGCTCAATCAAGATGACAGTGCAAGAGTGACAAAATGGCTACAGTGAGTACACTGCTGGTGACAGTGGGGGGTGCACAGGTTGTCCAGAGATAGAAAATAATATCAGTGGCTGTGGTATTTCAACCACAATGGAATTATGAATGTAAATGTGGCGTGTATGAGAGTGTGAGCAGATCATATGTATCGTAAATGTGGCATGTGTGAGAGAGCGAGCAGATTGTATGTAAATGTGGCACATTTGACAGAGCAGATTATATGTAAATGTGGCATGTATGAGAGAGTGAGCAGATTGTATGTAAATGTggcatgtgtgagagagtgagcaGATTGTATGTAAATGTGGCACATTTGACAGAGCAGATTATATGTAaatgcagcgtgtgtgagagaatgAGCAGATTATGTGTAAATGTGACGAGTGAGTGAGCAGATTATGTGTAAATGTGATGTGTATGCGAATGAGCAAATCAGCTGAAAATTGAGCATGTGTGAGAGGGTGAGCAGATCATGTGTAAATGCAGTGTGTGACTGAGCAGATCATATTTAAATGTGGCATGTGAGAAAGTGAGCAGACTGTGTGTAAATATGGCAAATTGAATTTGTCTTTAAATAAGGGTcagatgaaataaaaacaaggcATGACGTACGCATAAGGACACTGACAGAGACTGGGTCACTCTGAGTAGCTCTCCCCATGACTGTGGAAACTGAGAAGTTGTATGTGTCTCCGGCAGTCAGGTCACAGACTATGGTGGAGTTGGAGTTTGACAAGTAGGACTTGCGGCTCCCCTGAGAGGCAGAGACGTAGCTCACGTTGAAGCTGTACTGGACACCCTGCATGGGGGCAGGTCTGGGCCAGCTCAGGCTCACGCAGGCCGTCCCCACAAAGCCAACTTCGATTTTGAGCGGAGGAACAGGCCCTGAAAAGCGGGACCAAAGTGAATACATCAAAAAATTCAAGGAGAGTAGATAACGAGAGTGGGCTGTGGAACAAACTcaagccagcaggtggcactgtgGTTAAGGAAGAGCACTTTTAATCCAAATGCTACAGGATCGGCTCTGTAACACACTAACAGGCCTTACTCCAACAAATATCCAACTGTACTATGTAAGCAAAATAAATGTTGGAAATATGGTTGTACACATGAATTACTCATTCATCCATTGTTTATATGTGTGATTCTGTGGGTAAGGAGTTTGTGTCCATGCCCAGAAGCCTGTCAAATCCCATAGCCAGTACAGTAATCGTAGCACTGCTGGGCCCTTCCTGTGTGCATTTGCTTTTACAACTAGCAAATGAAATTATGATTACAATTAGAGATAAGTTCACTTCAGATAATCACAGAATGAAATCTTATAATACATCTAGCCAGCCACAGATCCAGGTCCTTGGCGTCTAGGTGCCCTCCTATCAGGATGCATCCTCCTTATGGTAGAGACGTGAGCATTTATTTTGGGAAAATTACTATCAGCATTTCTTAATAAGCTCTTACTTGTGCTCTACTCAAGGTGGGCTAATAGAAGAACCCAAAACCTGGGGAGCTCACCCTGGCAGAGGAAGGGCCGCTTCTCCATGCAGATTCGTGGAAGGAGCTTCTGAGCTCCTGGCAGACTGGTTTCAATGGTGCCGCAGTCTCCGCGGCGGCTAAGCCTGTACCACGGGCTGTAGGTCAAGGCCtttccatccacccagctccaGCCACTCGGGTCCCTATAGCGCAGCCCAATCCAGAAACTACCAGTCTCACGCTCAGCATTTCCAAGCAAGGTGCCCAGCTGCTCTTCAGTGTTTGCAACCACCAGATCCACAAAGTGCATCTGGCAGTACTGCCGCGCCTGCTCCCAGCTCTCCAGGCGCCACACCGGTATGAGCTGCCCGTGTCCATGCCCGACAGTCCACCAGACACTGTGACATAACACTACAATGGGAGAAGAATGAGCTGTTATACTAAGGGCTGGAAATTAAGCTTGTCCACTCGTCTGAGCCAAGTACAAGGGCAAGTGCAAAAAACTGAACACTAGTTTCTATTTTTACAGAACTAGCGTGGTTGGCAGATAGCAAAACTTCTTAAGCTCCACCCCTGGTTACATCACAGATCATTATATTACCATATCTGCAAAAGTTTCCATTTGCATTTCGATTCTTCAGAAATATGACAGCTAAAATGCCaaaatttaaaaacactgaTCATAACAAATAAGTAATAACAATAGGTAGTTAACTATAGGGTGTTGGTTGTCAAATGTTGCACGTTCTGTAATCCTGCTCAGTTTTTCCCCATTTAGCACtaccaaatgtaaaaaaaaaatgcactacAATTTTCAACTGTCACTTTTACAAACATTTAGAGAGACATTCATGTAAATACATGCTTTAACTTTTCCAAGAGGAATATCTTGGAACCAACCctttgcagggcacactcacacaccatccacacacacctatgggcaatttggcaactccaattagcctcagcatgtttttggactgttagAGGAAACTGcagcacctggaggaaaccccacaatgacacggggagaacatgcaaactccactcaCAGAACGCTGGCAAAGACTTGAACCCAGATCCTAGAGGTGtaagacaacagtgctaaccattgCACCCCCATGCTCCCTCCTAAATATaattgtacatgctgaatgtaaatgttaaatgggtcgcactttacttgaggggacatcACTAATGTAGTCGTACACgtttacttaatgcattaattaaccagtaactaagtgttagttatatACTGATCCTATGCATCtttaatcaatcatgacactTCATGTATTCCATTCAGGCACTATATTAGATAGTTacttaattagttaataatggtAAAACTTCACTTGAGGGGACAAAAATTACTTAACGCATTTACTACTGAAcaacaaatcatgaactaatataTATTTCCCCATGAAATAgatgaactgtcatgattgattaatgattaatgaacatgggatcagtgcTTAACAAAcccttagttactggttaattaatgcattgagTAAGCGTGTACTACTATATTATTGATGTCCCctgaagtaaagtgttaccgctaaacataaatgtaaaaaataatctaaatgtAACATTGAGTTTTTGTGTCCTACAACAAATACGATAACTGGCACCGCCCCCAGTCTGTAACATCCATTTCTCTCCACATATCTCTGGATATGCGGCTTACATTTGGCTGAAGGGATTGTCTGAGCACCCTGGTTCCTTGCCAAGAACGATGGAGAAGTTCACAAACTTATGTAATGTTTGCATATTTGTTTTCACTTTTATAACTAGTCTTTGCATTTTGCCAAAGTTGCACAAATGTATGCGTTCTCAATATATTCTGCATATTTGTTGCACTACCCATATCGCACTGTTTCATCTCTTGTAGTACTATCCTGTTCTTATTGCCCCTTGTCCTATTTGCACTGTTTTTTGCCATATTGTCGTCCCCCCCCCATGCATCTGCTCCCTCCCCTGCAATTGTTGCACAAGAATTTTTATGATACATATGAATAAAGTGATTATGATTTAAGCCAAGAATGTAGTCGtcattattttcttttgtcaatacttgctttttatttttcaaactcactgggaaaaaaaatacactgacAGATTTAAGGCACGGCAAATTCTTGCAATCTTGTCTGCTTGACCCTTTGTGTCTCCctcttttacatttaacatgtCCAGAGGTATAGCACCATGCGTGATTTCATGGCTAACAAATCATACAGAGTCACAGCAGTCTGGCGTCCAACCACTCTGTCTGGATCATCTGGAGTGGAGATGATATCTTCAGACCCTGAAACAGCAAAGACATTTAAACAGTCATCTGCAAGTCAGGGAGTACACCATGTGACAGATATTTTGACACAAAAAGTGCATCATACCTACAGTAGATCTAGTATAGTGGTGTTCATAATGCCAGTACATGGGGAAAGTGTTGCACAGTGTAAGGCAAAACTAAACCCTCCCACACACAGTAAGAACTACAGGGCAGGACATTTGGTTTACTTACTCGTTAGAGTACCCATTTTGTCTGTCAGTGGGATCTCCATGGTGCTGGGACAAGTGTCCCTGGATATGTGGCTTGCATTTGGCTGAAGGGATTGTCTGAGCATCAGGTTCATTTTGCTTTCTACTCGATGTCTGTGATGCTCCCAAACTGCTGTGCCCCGTGTTCACCATTGGTGCCCAGTTAATGTTGCCTGTCATACATAGTGGCTGGTTTGCCTAAAGTGAAAGGATAAGATTAGCCTTTAGGATGTTTCCGCTTCATACTTTTAAAACCAATCAATTTTATGACATCAGGTTACTTCGTATACCGTAAATTATGTGGCACAAAAAGCCATAAAATGACTTGTACTGACGTTAGGTTATATCAGTCTCCACAACCATAAACAGAATGACGATTATGAGATGTGGTAGCGTTTAACATGCTAACAGAAACTAAGTCAATGTTCACCAGGGGCCTGCATcatgaagctggatttcttgtttagctgCATTTTTTTTCGCGTTTAAGGCAGGCTGGGCGAAATATAAAGCAACGAAGATACAgttcatttaaactgaggtaccttaaatcggACTAGTTATCCGGCTAAGTAAGAAATCTGGCTTTGTGATACGGATGTCAGCTGATGAAGATCATTTCTGTTATCTATGGAAGCAAACATACAGAAGCACTAGTAATTTTGGCATTTGGCTCTTACCATTGACAAAGTGATGTCTGCAAAATCTGCCGCTGTGAAGGTTCTTCTCAGAATGATCAGCTCTTGAGATTCTGTGTAACCATTGCTGTCGGTAATAAAACTCTCTCCTCTCTGGATCGTTTCTtacatgtaatttttaatttttagaaacTTAAAACAATCCTTTATCTTTGTCGCTAAcactgttgttgttattgtagTCAAAACAGCTCACTTGACTATGGCACAAGTGAAAAAAGAGCAGAAACAATACATAGTATGTCAATCAGACGAGAAATGCACCAACATGGCAGATGACGGTCTTTGCAACCCTCCTACACCTACACTAGGCAATGATATGGTTGCTATTTCAACACAAATCGCAGTGCCTGGTGTAGGTGTTGGTCAGTCCAAAGAGTTACCCTAATGCCATCTGCAACTGCGCTTTCAATTACTTCAGCTAATTCGCCAAGACTTGCAATCACCATTTTGATGGATACCGGGGGGAATCTCAATATCATACTTGAACATATGTACAGAGGACAGAGAAATCCCTGgatgttgttattgttgtgcaccaaatatcaaaaacacagcagttgcatcctcgccgaacaagaccaatcccatgattcactgcaccCCAAGTACGATattggaaggcaagttagcaaaaccggtcttgccaagaccacaagtatggtctttgcgttcttggtattgagttTAACCCCTGGTGTGGCTGAGCCTGCTCTTCTCTATGCGAAAaactgatgtcacacactgggGACATAGCCAATTGCTGTATTTGTTGTAACAATCAGTTTTCAAGTCTTACATTTAGATTGAACAtctaacatttacatttaacatttacatttaacacatATGCATACAAGATATTTCTCTTGTAAAAGTTATAGCAGGAATTTATATGAATATCtctaaatatttgaaaaaatggCACTTGGAAACTGTATTGCAGTTAAACGTGGAAAACCTGAGGATTACAGAACGTGCAACATTTTACAGATGACACCCCATAGCTACCGGCATGtcaaaactgaaaatgattttgatACTAAATAAAggcacaaaaaaatcaattaattttttatataGGGTTATTGGAGTACCCATTGACCTGATGAGTAAGGACCTCGATTTCACTGCAAATCTCCGAAAAATACTTGGTTTTTACGTGGTTTACATGGTTTGCCGGAGGTTTGTAGGCTTCTATGAGAAAACTGATGGTGAAACTGACCAGTTTCTAAGCTGAAGTGCAGTTTTTGAAAGAAATAACGATAAACCATAGGTTGGCAGTAAGAAATACAATTTACTTtcatgaaaatatgaaatgatgCATCTCTGAACAGAGGAACAATAACTTAAATATCAAGCAATTTGACTCAGTTTTTCCCTTTCGTGCAGTCAATGCGCCCTGCTAGGCCATAACAAGAAGGTTGTGTGTGATTTGCATGCATATGAAATATTAACCACTAGATGGCGGCAGTCACCCTATAATAATCTTAAAAGATTACAGTGAACTACCTTTGCCCAGGATAATATCCTGTTGCTGCATGTGGAAGCACACTGTTATTTCATGTTCATAACCTCAGCGAAACTACTGCCCGTGGACTGGGAACTCTCTGTTACAAATGTATCGTTACAGTGATATCGCAACTTTTTTAAGGAAAACGTGGTAAAGGAAATCAAAACATAACTGATCATTATTTTCCATACACAAATTAAATACTGCCCTTTAGTACCGCGCAACGTGTACAGCGGGTAGAGAAAGtatgaaataatacataaaatgtgtattttaccCCAGATCGTTGCTTGGAATAGCATTGCTATTCATGATATATGCTCGTTGCGTCCTCTGTGTCTCCCACTTTTCTCAGCCCCCGTGTCTTC harbors:
- the LOC111839250 gene encoding uncharacterized protein, whose translation is MLFQATIWVLCHSVWWTVGHGHGQLIPVWRLESWEQARQYCQMHFVDLVVANTEEQLGTLLGNAERETGSFWIGLRYRDPSGWSWVDGKALTYSPWYRLSRRGDCGTIETSLPGAQKLLPRICMEKRPFLCQGPVPPLKIEVGFVGTACVSLSWPRPAPMQGVQYSFNVSYVSASQGSRKSYLSNSNSTIVCDLTAGDTYNFSVSTVMGRATQSDPVSVSVLMRLYPPVNVMVESIGSNSVTLSWSSGSNRSCLYNVSYYSLDGSHSGFSVRPELSSHVTIGNLWSQMEYIVSIMAVSLSGAQSVPVTVFLNTCSYSMTLAAITSHSMPFVFLMLILWLLHQIFKTTKNDDSEEQYSRETMVDVIHQSS